A stretch of the Tachysurus vachellii isolate PV-2020 chromosome 26, HZAU_Pvac_v1, whole genome shotgun sequence genome encodes the following:
- the prrc2b gene encoding protein PRRC2B isoform X2, with protein MSDRLGQITKSKDGKSKYSSLNLFDKYKGKSIETQKTTVVARHGLQSLGKVAAARRMPPPAHLPSLKSENRGNDPNVIIVPKDGTGWANKQEQPDQKSSVVLTAQPPEPQQPLPLQKSVSNLQKPTAAASQESTSTGGPKQWAQLNGKALDQDGLRVSNRLQPFSHEEFPTLKAAGEQDKVGKEKIVFDPSYGPGPSLRPQNVTSWREGGGRYLQPPSLSSALSSDPEGKTSASPEATSPLPPPSSSSTSTTSSSANAASTASSDPKDPSVRLAPPTRRPTPGLQYQLHHSSTTTYHDMLPAFMCSKETPDGPGSTEHGSSAAAVVAPMRFDARPTFRPPYPPPDPVNGDVRRESRFARVPPRPSPRPIRRPGDRPSRPAIINPDDLKDLDDLDNDCEDGWAGLHEEVDYSEKLKFSDDEEDHLPSEKSKIWFVIRGEWESRRDRQSSMSSDDQEDLYHHQQDPLPSRKSNSRYGSTDLQKSSGVNESLEEQDEPQRSAPLPPRGKFVSPDVSEAVERARRRREEEERRAREERLAACAEKLKKLDEKFGKIERPAHSGDVHGGENKELLLSPGRETGKAHQEAWQHGNKDVSEQKFDSLHSQDYRDDFSYRSEDDGPDYTQRHQKAVPPRFQKQQQDQLYKMQQWQQAGSGPAQRGYYPPHVLGFDPRWMMMPPYMDPRMTQGRSTVDYYTPNVHSSGVGKSAMQQDRLNSPGSASDEGGHSSMHQEKKAHSDTYSVWSQDGYPPARSFTPPYQRQHESAERSQADDRSDRSCSQQDSYEERGIERAESPSENLIHQGYHPSRGSNISLSSQRDEDASQAGHSEYSKTEHQKDVSSNRHQRDPDSRDDVCECKEKSFDSGFWRKDDSIKKDKDAVQWSDPGSSSSSGVSQPSEPIGRTFRRTGPIKKPVLKALKVEDKENEKPKSEPEEKPVPYRLEKEVLTNVYDLKKDNQPSISRHPGPPVASHEEKQPSRPKVEKSSNLNEESNKENGWDGSNSQVKENPESREPPVPRRNNWIFIDEEQAFAGARGAGRGRGRGFREFNSRGGGRGGRSENNRGVYNTGNIQRTGRGRGSRDFVKTEDLQRGKPRRRNVSETLSEASEYEELPKRRRQKNGENGEAAYSSSGDTKRADRDSWRSNKVYNNDQSISGEAREKPKTRSFGRSLPPRLNTGYNRGFGSKDFTTWRGRGNQFGSGSIQENGYTFTSGDSSRKSAECDLKYPPKFASSFENGAEDREGDYHGDNDNSDNRPLRRRRPPRQDKPPRFRRLRQERETGGQWNSEEYVNGDFINPWSGRSKPGEDHWPGQYSGNRQHDFTPQGEDWETGSENSDLNDWREKRGDAPVEVGHGEPGSEKRELSKRSFSSQRPLVDRQNRKSDILESSKMPRSTDAPSVGGSSNRNDGWQNGMTTNCRRSPEDTASGLNAGSVYGVEQTEDGLSISNTDASGKKLEKDLKPRSIKGDLSEPLSQYDLNSYPIESDSRVSVPSPDGFQDALAKKQRRPQEDERRRKEQGAPVMVKNRAITSKMPPRFAKKQSGISIEQPEETLSSNNLGTEIWETNSTALTVQSSGGDSWTKQVSYTGSEPNSEDSDAGPEQSKEHKPGPIGNERSLKNRKGSEGVERLEGPITPVNGVDIHVENVIPVPPIEFGVSPKDSDFSLPPGSAPVVVSNPVTKLQDALASNAGLAQGIPMLRRDHLQPGINLNTISFPTTDLTLKMESARKAWENSQSLPEQGSPGGAGSVTQPPCSSSSAVSYSSFGGVSMPPMPVASVAPSVSMQGQIYSGNHIPPLYLDGHMFQSQPRLVPPTMTQQQSYQQAAAAQQIPISIHTSLQAQAQLGLRGGLPVSQSQEMFNSIPAFRSQVYMQPSLSHPSAMVLSGAAQLKGPYSAFPGMQPSEMVKQQSGSHFQPINGSQALVYDSTINQAAGMGTSQLMDSQLIQVTMPLPGSQLRYGSAQQHLILPQSIQLQQGQNLSVGAPRRIIPSASQPPVIAAGREPSQLEMKGFQFPDKASHSPGIPGGPYRPGSASPSGKPSGPGVPPNVGPLPGHYAQQVPPPQGNMVMHMRTPTSGPYPNPIQRPVMQVNKAVIMRSTPYTSPGRDPTHCAPPNNPEPPNKGAEEGTKVLREARQVVSDLKAASSSSVIPGKLQEATVVGPGKPNRTGAIKPQNIKVEESKA; from the exons ATGTCAGATCGTTTGGGGCAAATAACCAAGTCCAAGGATGGGAAAAGCAAGTATTCCTCGCTCAACCTATTTGACAAGTACAAGGGAAAGTCAATAGAAACTCAGAAAACCACAG TTGTTGCTCGACATGGCTTACAGAGTCTTGGTAAAGTGGCCGCTGCCCGGCGCATGCCCCCGCCTGCTCACCTGCCGAGCCTGAAGTCCGAGAACAGAGGAAACGATCCAAACGTGATTATCGTGCCCAAAGACGGAACAGGATGGGCGAACAAGCAGGAACAACCCGATCAAAAGAG TTCCGTTGTGTTGACAGCACAGCCGCCGGAGCCGCAGCAGCCGCTGCCTTTGCAGAAATCCGTCTCCAATCTTCAGAAGCCTACAGCGGCAGCCAGTCaggag AGCACAAGCACCGGTGGACCAAAGCAATGGGCACAACTAAATGGAAAGGCACTAGATCAAGATG GTTTAAGGGTCTCAAACCGACTGCAGCCCTTCTCTCACGAGGAATTTCCGACGCTGAAAGCAGCAGGAGAACAGGACAAGGTTGGCAAGGAAAAAATCGTCTTCGATCCGTCGTATGGGCCAGGACCAAGCCTCCGCcctcaga aTGTGACGAGTTGGAGGGAGGGTGGAGGGAGGTATCTTCAGCCCCCATCTCTGTCCTCAGCCCTCTCCTCCGATCCAGAGGGCAAAACCAGTGCCTCTCCTGAGGCTACCagtcctcttcctcctccatccTCATCTTCCACCTCCACCACTTCCTCTTCTGCCAACGCGGCCAGCACGGCTTCATCTGACCCAAAGGACCCTTCCGTTCGACTGGCTCCACCCACTCGCCGACCAACCCCTGGGCTGCAGTATCAGCTCCATCactcctccaccaccacctaCCATGACATGCTGCCTGCTTTT ATGTgttccaaggagactcctgatGGTCCGGGTTCTACCGAGCACGGCTCTTCTGCTGCCGCCGTTGTTGCCCCTATGCGCTTTGATGCTCGTCCCACATTTAGGCCCCCTTACCCTCCTCCTGATCCAGTCAA CGGAGACGTGAGGAGAGAGAGCCGTTTTGCCCGCGTCCCACCTCGTCCCTCTCCTCGGCCAATTCGGCGTCCTGGCGACCGGCCTTCCCGTCCTGCCATCATCAACCCAGATGATCTGAAAGACCTGGATGACCTAGATAATGACTGTGAGGACGGATGGGCAG GTCTTCATGAGGAGGTGGATTACAGCGAGAAGCTCAAATTCAGTGACGACGAAGAGGATCACTTACCCAGTGAGAAGAGCAAGATCTG GTTTGTTATCAGGGGAGAGTGGGAATCTCGTCGTGACCGACAGTCATCCATGAGCTCCGACGATCAGGAGGACTTGTACCATCACCAGCAGGATCCTTTGCCTTCCAGAAAATCCAACAGCAGATACGGCTCCACCGACCTGCAG AAGAGCAGCGGTGTGAACGAGTCTCTGGAGGAACAGGACGAGCCTCAGCGTTCTGCTCCCCTTCCTCCTCGGGGAAAATTTGTCTCTCCGGACGTTTCTGAGGCTGTGGAAAGGGCACGTCGGAGgcgtgaggaggaggagaggcgTGCACGAGAGGAGAGGCTGGCTGCCTGTGCTGAAAAACTCAAGAAACTGGACGAGAAATTTGGCAAAATAGAGAGACCAGCACACAGTGGAGATGTGCACggaggagaaaataaagagctGTTGCTGTCACCTGGGAGAGAGACGGGCAAAGCTCATCAGGAAGCCTGGCAGCATGGAAATAAAG ATGTTTCTGAGCAGAAATTCGACTCGCTCCACAGCCAGGATTACAGGGACGATTTCAGCTACAGGAGTGAGGACGATGGTCCTGACTACACCCAACGGCACCAGAAAGCCGTTCCCCCACGCTTCCAAAAGCAGCAGCAG GATCAGCTGTATAAGATGCAGCAGTGGCAGCAGGCTGGGTCTGGTCCAGCTCAAAGAGGGTATTATCCCCCTCATGTGCTTGGCTTTGACCCCCGCTGGATGATGATGCCCCCTTACATGGACCCACGGATGACCCAGGGACGCTCAACAGTCGATTATTATACTCCTAACGTCCACTCCTCGG GTGTAGGGAAGTCTGCCATGCAGCAGGACCGCCTCAACAGCCCTGGGTCTGCCTCAGACGAGGGCGGCCATTCCAGCATGCACCAAGAGAAGAAGGCACACTCTGACACGTACTCAGTTTGGAGCCAAGATGGGTATCCACCTGCACGCAGTTTCACCCCACCTTATCAGAGACAGCACGAGAGCGCTGAGAGAAGTCAGGCAGACGACAG GAGCGACCGGTCGTGCTCTCAGCAGGACTCGTATGAGGAGAGAGGGATAGAACGTGCTGAAAGCCCTTCAGAAAATCTCATCCATCAGGGCTACCACCCAAGCAGAGGGTCCAATATATCTCTTAGTTCGCAGCGAGACGAAGATGCGTCTCAGGCAGGACACAGTGAGTACTCGAAAACCGAGCACCAGAAAGATGTTTCCTCAAACCGGCACCAGAGAGATCCGGATTCTCGTGACGACGTGTGTGAGTGCAAGGAGAAGAGTTTTGATTCTGGTTTCTGGAGGAAAGACGACTCTATAAAGAAAGATAAAGATGCCGTGCAGTGGTCCGATCCAGGGTCTAGCAGTAGCAGTGGGGTCAGCCAACCGTCCGAGCCGATCGGCAGAACCTTCAGAAGGACGGGTCCTATCAAGAAACCAGTGCTCAAGGCCCTGAAGGTGGAGGACAAGGAGAACGAGAAGCCCAAATCAGAACCAGAAGAGAAGCCTGTTCCGTATAGACTCGAGAAGGAAGTCCTTACCAATGTCTATGACTTGAAAAAGGACAACCAGCCTTCAATTAGCAGGCACCCAGGTCCTCCTGTGGCCTCTCACGAGGAAAAACAACCTTCTCGTCCAAAAGTCGAGAAATCCAGCAACCTGAATGAAGAATCCAACAAGGAGAATGGATGGGATGGCAGTAATTCCCAGGTGAAGGAGAACCCTGAAAGCAGAGAGCCTCCAGTGCCTCGTCGAAACAACTGGATCTTTATAGATGAAGAACAGGCTTTTGCTGGAGCCAGAGGGGCAGGGCGAGGTAGAGGCAGAGGATTTAGGGAGTTTAACTCACGTGGCGGAGGCCGAGGAGGGCGTAGTGAAAACAATAGGGGCGTGTACAACACCGGAAATATCCAACGAACAGGCCGGGGCCGAGGGTCAAGGGATTTTGTCAAAACTGAAGATTTGCAAAGAGGCAAACCACGAAGAAGGAACGTGAGCGAGACTCTGAGCGAGGCCTCTGAATACGAAGAGCTGCCCAAGCGGCGCCGCCAGAAAAATGGAGAGAATGGAGAGGCTGCTTATTCCTCTTCTGGAGACACTAAAAGGGCAGACCGTGATTCCTGGCGCTCCAATAAGGTTTACAATAACGATCAGAGCATTAGTGGAGAAGCGAGGGAAAAACCCAAGACGAGAAGTTTTGGTCGGTCTCTTCCTCCACGCTTGAACACTGGATATAACCGTGGGTTTGGATCAAAAGATTTTACCACTTGGAGGGGAAGAGGGAACCAGTTTGGAAGTGGATCCATTCAGGAGAACGGCTACACCTTTACAAGTGGCGACTCCTCTAGAAAATCGGCAGAATGCGATCTGAAATACCCTCCAAAGTTTGCTTCATCTTTCGAGAACGGCGCCGAAGATCGGGAAGGAGACTACCACGGTGACAACGATAATTCAGACAACCGGCCACTGAGAAGGCGACGCCCTCCTCGACAAGACAAACCTCCGAGGTTTAGACGTCTACGCCAGGAACGAGAAACCGGAGGGCAGTGGAACAGTGAGGAGTACGTCAATGGGGATTTTATAAATCCTTGGTCCGGTCGATCCAAACCCGGAGAGGACCATTGGCCTGGTCAGTATTCTGGAAATAGGCAGCATGATTTCACACCTCAGGGTGAGGACTGGGAGACTGGATCGGAAAACAGTGACCTGAACGACTGGAGAGAGAAGCGTGGCGACGCACCTGTAGAAGTGGGCCATGGGGAGCCAGGCTCTGAGAAACGAGAGCTCTCCAAGAGAAGTTTCTCCAGCCAGCGCCCTCTGGTGGACCGACAGAATCGTAAGAGCGACATTTTGGAGAGCTCAAAAATGCCCCGATCCACAGACGCTCCTTCCGTCGGCGGGTCGTCTAACCGAAACGACGGTTGGCAGAACGGAATGACGACCAACTGCAGACG GAGTCCCGAGGACACAGCATCGGGCTTGAATGCTGGGTCGGTGTACGGTGTAGAGCAGACAGAAGACGGCCTTTCCATCAGCAACACCGACGCTTCAGGGAAGAAGCTGGAGAAAGACCTAAAGCCGAGGAGCATAAAGGGAGACTTGTCGGAGCCGCTTTCACAATACGACCTCAACAGCTACCCAA TTGAAAGCGATTCTAGAGTCTCTGTTCCAAGTCCTGACGGATTCCAAGACGCGCTCGCCAAAAAACAGCGGCGCCCGCAGGAGGACGAGCGAAGGAGGAAGGAACAAGGAGCACCA GTAATGGTAAAGAACAGAGCGATCACTTCAAAAATGCCTCCTCGTTTCGCAAAGAAGCAAAGCGGCATCTCCATCGAACAGCCCGAGGAAACCCTCTCGAGCAATAACCTTGGCACTGAGATCTGGGAGACCAACAGCACAG CGCTTACAGTTCAGTCGTCCGGCGGAGACTCGTGGACAAAGCAGGTTTCATACACTGGGAGTGAACCAAACTCAGAG GATTCAGACGCAGGGCCAGAGCAGAGCAAAGAGCACAAACCTGGGCCGATCGGAAACGAGCGCTCTCTGAAGAACCGCAAGGGTTCTGAGGGAGTGGAGCGTCTTGAAGGCCCGATCACTCCCGTTAACGGAGTGGACATCCACGTCGAAAACGTTATCCCCGTCCCACCCATCGAGTTCGGAGTCAGCCCCAAGGACTCGGACTTTAGCCTCCCTCCAGGATCGGCACCGGTGGTCGTGTCCAACCCTGTCACCAAGCTGCAGGATGCTCTCGCCAGTAAC gcgggccttgctcagggtatTCCTATGCTGCGCAGAGATCACCTGCAACCTGGCATCAACCTCAACACCATTTCCTTCCCTACCACCGACCTCACTCTCAAG ATGGAGTCTGCACGTAAAGCCTGGGAGAACTCTCAATCCCTCCCTGAGCAGGGTTCTCCAGGCGGCGCCGGTTCAGTCACTCAACCCCCTTGCAGCTCGTCCAGCGCGGTCAGCTACAGCTCTTTTGGAGGCGTCTCCATGCCCCCTATGCCCGTGGCCTCTGTCGCGCCCTCCGTCTCCATGCAAGGTCAGATTTATTCCG GTAATCACATCCCACCTCTGTACCTGGACGGCCACATGTTTCAAAGCCAGCCTCGTTTGGTGCCGCCGACAATGACTCAGCAGCAAAGCTACCAACAG gctGCAGCCGCTCAGCAGATCCCCATCTCCATTCACACATCTCTGCAGGCTCAGGCTCAGCTCGGACTCCGGGGCGGTCTGCCTGTCTCTCAGTCCCAAGAGATGTTCAACTCTATCCCTGCTTTCAG GTCACAGGTGTACATGCAGCCCAGCCTGTCCCACCCAAGTGCGATGGTGCTTTCTGGAGCAGCCCAACTCAAAGGGCCGTACTCGGCGTTCCCCGGCATGCAGCCTTCCGAGATGGTGAAGCAGCAATCTGGCTCACACTTCCAGCCCATTAACGGCAGCCAGGCGCTGGTTTACGACAGCACCATCAACCAGGCTGCGGGAATGGGCACGTCTCAGCTCATGGACTCGCAGCTCATTCAG GTGACGATGCCTTTACCCGGCTCTCAGCTGCGTTACGGTTCGGCCCAGCAGCACCTGATCCTCCCGCAGTCCATCCAGCTTCAGCAGGGACAGAACCTGTCTGTCGGCGCCCCACGTCGCATCATCCCCTCCGCGTCCCAGCCACCGGTCATTGCTGCCGGCCGAGAG CCATCTCAGCTGGAGATGAAAGGATTTCAATTCCCTGATAAAGCCAGCCACTCACCTGGGATACCTGGTGGTCCGTACAG GCCAGGTTCAGCCAGCCCCAGTGGGAAGCCGTCTGGCCCCGGTGTCCCTCCAAACGTCGGCCCGCTCCCAGGCCATTACGCCCAACag GTGCCCCCTCCACAGGGCAACATGGTAATGCACATGCGCACCCCTACCAGTGGGCCTTACCCAAACCCTATACAGAGACCTGTAATGCAGGTAAACAAGGCTGTAATTATGCGCTCTACCCCTTACACGAGCCCAGGCCGCGATCCTACCCACTGCGCTCCCCCTAACAACCCGGAGCCCCCAAATAAGGGTGCAGAGGAGGGCACGAAG GTCCTTCGTGAGGCTCGGCAGGTCGTATCCGATCTGAAGGCGGCCTCTTCGTCGTCGGTGATTCCTGGAAAACTGCAAGAGGCCACTGTAGTTGGACCAGGGAAGCCGAACCGCACCGGAGCCATTAAACCTCAGAACATTAAAGTGGAGGAGAGCAAGGCTTGA